The following coding sequences are from one Plasmodium knowlesi strain H genome assembly, chromosome: 9 window:
- a CDS encoding CCR4-NOT transcription complex subunit 1, putative: protein MNNNFNINVQVDNAFLSEHEVEVNGYFAKLYTGEITVDTMIDIMKSLSCSPKGSKNNDVYKSMLLILFNECRFFPKYPSEELNTTAQLFGKLVKHNLLLSYGNTLAVALKCILEALKKGNDTKMFNFGITALEQFEDSLICYPSFLSSLIAVTTLRQYNPQYIIHCSNLLNTLPEHFRSLPYIDASTILKIKHLAEIGANSSTTETNISQASTDEVNKISTHNVNNFKNINNLISSMGTTMPTGLVNNTTLSNILSGSSNSTGNNNNSVIANALNNMLKGSSGNGANVANENVLSYISDILPNNSSPVQHHPHLQSNLQSNQPISQQGNHHTLIRTDNVLKNKNINDNMNDNIKGNMNDNIKGNMNDNIKGNINDNINVNVNSNFNVTINTSSSPVKNQNITTNVNLLNGDKPSTPFGAMSQLYSNRSYISPNGSNPINRILTTQENPFNLGGREIVSLSNASILNEHAGEIGMSTLIDGSKYASTPEGIKLPNVNLNDDKGEGIGMTIGNNVVSDNPTSRDKEEQLCQIMESFYDRVQVKLPPNLSLNNIGGFGLGQIECLMDNTDLTKNITVPSPLIIGEVFSIFNTLCSFNIDEKIKILKEVMQPEHYNWLAFYIVKSRASKEVNLHEVFLEFIDKLSYPMLMDTIINMTYDCILILFKYINELKEVSAFKTVLKNLGSWLGFITLGRNRPLKSKILDLKLVLFEAYEKGCLVCILPMVCRILESIKLSKNFKPPNPWTTTMLCLLTEIHELPNVKTYTIFEVEILFKNLALDIHAFQNKTTLLSKRSAAQNRKSELRIPKGDSNNQENSTALPVSEDLKNLTHREGRTNFINSHIGRVEGELTLHPRMDERENAANVSVRDMPSSARSSVPNNVLPRPKFIPEKVEYTRRNNNLPNYNVDYVDSEWSKDDADRVNALTNDMTLVSTFPPPDINLINSSYHKKVPGIGGKNLNTMDEQHPSNVSYATGASYIRNINSYNNADYYDNGNDYYDGTANYYNSNDNMDTPEISIDSNLINNKINSSKFLQSLNSAVVISPSIALFQIQPGLKSLVTIAFYQAIREIISAILDRSVAISCVTTREVVCKDFCLEKDESLIRKAAHIMISSLAGSLALVTCKEPLRISLTHHLRHWLEKTSTKDCNDQVLIEQVVQILSADNLELGCSLVEQAVIEKAIKDINEALEPTLLSRQVAKENRITLNDPIHLMNTKKVQLEMAHHLKLVSPVTNNQLQIYKDFLNIAPLKKLHAAAKALAKLYTKVNDVNVGNNQQGGGTLMHALFSNSNLQKKEEKIEYPNNMNEEKRTVNEPSIGMPKGDPTVARKTNTDYNINGAIKTEQSANNAKRNVDENTPLQSNSPSAIPSAIPSAIPSATPSATPSATPSATPSATSSATPSATPSATPSATNSALNKILNKLELATNQLKDAVKDILILPPILFNINNEKACDNINKISLHILYSLSVDGSIFNLIKSIPEIAALTQHKNETIISYSNRIYKFLFEVIPANNNKTPWVYRSNDPSGIYLEVFLCILEKLKKKCPSLKEHITNFIMSDYSSSPSNDNSPTCSNSLFSASNLVKEKEPDNVSKVRSELSSPTNSNSNQGGHQNKDHSEAKFHNKGMYKLNANVISGFIRYNLIDMQKYKNYLVRQLSTDIDNIHSNTEFVIVLLRNILIDFKIFRYRDFENIFIILNNLKDQNILTNKICFFNDTPPIDTNVAIEMLTQEAKKIEGKKDVVIFSDLLQVYEEYLKSDDEHDDEHDDEHDDERDDERDNKHDNKHDNKHDQEKDQMMLPVGMDRNVTDEESKKGQVQNGRNSQHAQGESGTKREDGLNYSNDTPNVREEEKKTFELKCTKTNKNFHLNEIKKSELLKNPLEYFKGDYNQLSADLLSALTEEQDFDKIQNELKSVDNFGLLDVEGIKVPTGEDVNLLKKDGKAKSTLSTSTSTNNKSNVDDITICKKNKRNGANALLCQSRPQAKREYRKNLRILMNPKYITTLTQIIDFCLNTDWNILQKKKNNTYFKDKGVGGIRVVPKPKKIPKQHEQIISIFFFQWIKLINLKNVDNPNQSYVKFFQNISNQGLLRIDNNTDNFFAVCIYKAVEGGTCISTVNTNGPIIERGKTTNALDSANRSNGNKESDFLGATNCEHQNNNTSLTSEKREFPKEGNDHTQGGYVKGDNNISNDVGLPTDETKTCGGNDESSHLYKNNVINKNAEEGPQCFDKNERQAEKTNSNETKEPREKNNSSSKCSQVSDENYSYIESTNLTFYSNISDYEQSLSDDEEEFDLDPLSRKQRMIKKMQLKKNQMLRNLSSAINGSADIDFVSNSEKEFNKSDAHFKMRRRNNDGCQNEMDYHLEGSYKAVSQDGSADEGEDEAEEADETEDQLDEVIDEVLDEADLDDEVEEEEAPVDELVADHVEVNETEDEEEDDNDDEVGDGNDEVDEDMEEDDVVVQDDEEGETQIESDEEDETDAEEDDANGTDEEEETQVQDGDHGSESYEMEEEEEEEQQPWKQLEEGKEEIDEIESSEEETCEDEVDVEDTHNNDDSEDEDIYHYHLDLRDSYACGHAEEGTSSVEKPTKLEGNSQLDDTIDTLSLDGLAKMIICMMKLVDTQQISPFILFQKVMNVFCRIVVKESRRNKRNFNQRPYFRLFLSILVEINKNEKYFEQSYNKLILALGYYLCILNPLRVPTFVFAWLELISHKLFLPKILKTSKGWCIYNKLLIYLLEFLYVFLKNAYLTPPIKILYRGTLRMLLILLHDFPEFLCVYNFSFCNSIPLNCVQLRNLILSAFPRNLKLPHPFYPNLKVDLLPEMKIVPVILNNFTFILIDYNIKKYIDDYFITRNTISLKKIQKKLLVKNKMKALYLKTKYNIALINALVLYIGMSLPPHILMIDKVSESHPALEIILHLTYTLDMEGRYYLLSSIANHLRYPNAHTHYFSCLLLWIFNISKMEIVNEQITGILLERLIVHRPHPWGLLITFIELIKNPIFKFWQCSFVRANPEIEKLFQSIAHSCLVNQMEHFSGVNGASGVNSVNGVTAFAADSPINGINQGTTNTHTRSDANPTNARNFPPSNDRINPNLKMFTLPNEPHSNKIVSNSYHNNQGNNTNRYTQRNEHTVNGNVGMNNHFAHSSNVDLFKKAMSGDHLNGYAGKGNLHPSAFEQPPRVHPNMVRSYMNYNDSSSVDTKNCNHPNNRVVQRNNHSFSGYAIPPHVLAEGNTRSDFYHPTNLQHLLGKNNKIVDIDGHSDFAEMQRGMPNGSISTNESARNALPVRGMHAVMGSGTNIALHANYHPNRNLINSNMNLNSRKHSVESLINLANYSDMKNVSSNANHGGH, encoded by the coding sequence ATGAATAACAATTTCAACATAAATGTTCAGGTGGACAATGCGTTCCTCAGTGAACATGAGGTTGAGGTGAATGGGTATTTCGCGAAACTGTACACGGGGGAAATTACAGTGGACACGATGATAGATATCATGAAGAGCTTGTCATGTTCTCCCAAAGGGTCCAAAAATAATGATGTGTATAAATCAATGTTATTAATTCTCTTTAATGAGTGTAGGTTCTTCCCAAAATATCCCTCAGAAGAGCTGAACACCACTGCACAGCTATTTGGAAAATTAGTAAAGCACAACTTATTATTATCCTATGGCAATACCCTGGCCGTTGCATTGAAGTGCATTCTGGAAGctcttaaaaaaggaaatgatacTAAAATGTTCAACTTTGGAATTACGGCTTTGGAACAGTTTGAAGATTCTCTAATATGTTACCCTAGTTTTTTGTCTTCCTTAATAGCCGTTACTACCTTAAGGCAGTACAACCCGCAATACATTATTCATTGCAGCAATTTATTGAACACCCTTCCAGAGCACTTCAGAAGTTTACCTTACATAGATGCGTCTacaatattaaaaataaaacacctCGCAGAAATTGGTGCAAACAGTAGTACAACTGAAACGAATATATCTCAGGCGTCTACTGATGAGGTCAACAAAATTTCAACTCATAATGTCAATAATTTCAagaatataaataatttaatttccTCCATGGGCACAACCATGCCTACGGGCCTTGTCAACAATACAACTCTAAGTAACATCCTCAGCGGTTCGAGCAACAGCACCGGTAATAACAATAACAGCGTTATCGCCAACGCCCTGAACAATATGCTTAAGGGAAGCAGCGGCAATGGCGCCAATGTAGCTAATGAAAACGTGCTATCCTACATCAGTGACATTTTACCAAATAACTCAAGCCCTGTGCAACACCACCCACATTTGCAGTCCAACCTGCAAAGCAATCAGCCAATCAGCCAGCAAGGCAATCATCACACCCTAATTAGAACTGATAATGTTCTTAAGAATAAAAACATAAACGATAACATGAACGATAACATAAAAGGTAACATGAACGATAACATAAAAGGTAACATGAACGATAACATAAAAGGTAACATAAACGATAACATAAACGTTAACGTAAATAGTAACTTCAACGTAACCATAAACACCTCGTCCTCGCCGGTTAAGAACCAAAACATCACTACCAATGTGAACCTACTAAACGGCGATAAGCCAAGCACCCCGTTTGGTGCCATGAGTCAGCTTTATTCCAATCGGTCCTACATATCTCCAAATGGAAGCAACCCAATTAACCGAATTTTAACCACCCAGGAAAACCCGTTCAACCTTGGGGGTAGGGAAATTGTATCCCTCAGTAACGCTTCCATACTCAACGAGCATGCAGGAGAAATCGGAATGAGCACATTGATCGATGGTTCCAAATATGCCAGTACGCCAGAAGGAATCAAACTCCCGAATGTTAATCTGAATGACGATAAGGGTGAAGGCATCGGCATGACCATTGGCAACAACGTAGTAAGTGACAATCCAACCAGCAGGGACAAAGAGGAGCAATTGTGCCAAATAATGGAATCGTTCTATGATCGAGTGCAGGTTAAGCTTCCACCAAATTTAAGCCTAAACAACATCGGGGGGTTCGGATTAGGCCAAATAGAATGCCTAATGGACAATACAGATTTAACCAAAAATATTACTGTACCGTCACCTCTAATAATAGGCGAAGTTTTTAGCATTTTTAACACACTCTGCTCATTCAatattgatgaaaaaattaaaatattaaaagaagTTATGCAGCCAGAGCACTACAACTGGCTAGCCTTTTACATTGTTAAATCCAGGGCCTCCAAGGAAGTAAACCTTCACGAAGTTTTCCTGGAATTTATTGATAAACTAAGCTATCCTATGCTTATGGATACCATCATCAATATGACATACGACTGCATACTCATCCTGTTCAAATACATAAACGAATTGAAAGAAGTTAGTGCATTTAAAACAGTTCTGAAAAATTTAGGCTCCTGGTTAGGGTTCATAACTTTAGGGAGAAATAGACCCCTAAAATCGAAAATCTTAGATCTAAAGTTAGTTCTATTTGAAGCCTACGAAAAAGGCTGCCTAGTTTGCATACTACCAATGGTATGCAGAATTTTAGAATCTATAAAATTATCGAAAAATTTTAAGCCCCCCAATCCTTGGACCACAACTATGCTATGCTTACTGACAGAAATACATGAACTCCCAAATGTCAAGACGTACACAATATTTGAGGTAGAAATTCTGTTTAAAAATCTGGCCTTAGATATTCATGCTTTTCAGAATAAAACCACCCTACTGAGTAAGCGAAGTGCCGcacaaaatagaaaaagtgAGTTGCGCATACCAAAAGGTGATAGCAACAACCAGGAGAATAGTACCGCTTTACCTGTAAGTGAGGATCTGAAAAATCTCACCCATAGGGAAGGCCgaacaaattttattaatagTCATATAGGTAGAGTAGAAGGTGAATTGACTCTACACCCGAGAATGGACGAGCGAGAAAATGCAGCAAATGTTAGCGTCAGGGATATGCCAAGTAGTGCGCGAAGTAGTGTGCCAAATAATGTGCTACCGAGGCCCAAGTTCATCCCGGAAAAAGTGGAGTACACTAGAAGAAACAATAACCTTCCAAATTATAACGTTGATTATGTCGATTCCGAATGGAGCAAAGATGATGCCGACAGAGTTAATGCCTTGACAAATGACATGACCTTAGTTTCCACTTTTCCACCCCCAGATATAAATCTAATAAATTCTAGCTACCACAAGAAGGTGCCTGGTATCGGAGGTAAAAATCTAAATACGATGGATGAGCAACATCCATCCAATGTGAGCTATGCCACTGGTGCTAGCTATATCCGCAATATCAATTCTTATAACAACGCCGATTATTATGACAACGGTAACGACTACTACGACGGTACTGCCAACTACTACAACAGTAACGACAATATGGATACCCCTGAAATTTCCATTGACAGCAATTTAATTaataacaaaattaacaGTAGTAAGTTTTTGCAGAGCCTGAACAGTGCAGTGGTTATATCTCCATCCATAGCCCTTTTTCAAATCCAGCCAGGTTTAAAAAGCCTTGTTACTATAGCGTTCTATCAAGCCATTAGGGAAATCATCTCGGCTATATTAGACCGATCTGTAGCTATATCTTGTGTTACAACGAGAGAAGTTGTATGTAAGGATTTCTGCCTAGAAAAAGATGAATCTCTAATTCGGAAAGCGGCCCATATTATGATTTCATCGCTAGCTGGTTCGTTAGCCTTAGTTACTTGTAAAGAACCTCTGCGTATTTCGCTAACGCATCATTTGAGACATTGGTTAGAAAAAACAAGCACGAAGGATTGCAACGACCAGGTTTTAATCGAACAAGTGGTTCAAATTCTAAGTGCAGATAACCTAGAATTAGGTTGCAGTCTAGTCGAACAAGCAGTCATTGAAAAGGCTATCAAAGACATTAATGAAGCCTTGGAACCTACACTTTTATCCAGACAAGTAGCAAAAGAGAATAGAATCACTCTTAATGATCCCATTCATCTTATGAACACGAAAAAAGTGCAACTAGAAATGGCCCACCATCTAAAGTTAGTATCGCCTGTGACGAATAATCAGCTCCAAATATATAAAGATTTCCTAAACATAGCCCCgctgaaaaaattacatgccGCTGCGAAGGCGCTAGCCAAACTGTACACAAAAGTAAACGATGTGAATGTAGGCAATAATCAACAGGGAGGTGGTACCCTCATGCATGCCTTGTTCTCAAATTCGAACttacagaagaaggaagaaaaaatagaatatcCTAATAATATGAACGAGGAGAAGCGGACAGTTAATGAACCCTCAATTGGAATGCCAAAAGGTGATCCCACGGTAGCCAGAAAGACCAACACAGATTACAATATAAATGGTGCTATAAAGACGGAACAAAGTGCGAACAACGCGAAACGGAATGTAGATGAAAATACACCCCTTCAGTCCAATTCCCCATCAGCAATCCCATCAGCAATCCCATCAGCAATCCCATCAGCAACCCCATCGGCAACCCCATCAGCAACCCCATCAGCAACCCCATCGGCAACCTCATCAGCAACCCCATCAGCAACCCCATCAGCAACCCCATCAGCCACAAATTCAGCGCTGAATAAAATTCTGAACAAATTAGAACTTGCGACTAACCAACTTAAAGACGCCGTTAAGGACATCCTCATTTTACCCCCCATATTGTTTAACATAAATAACGAAAAGGCATGCGACAATATTAACAAAATCagtcttcacattttgtaTAGCCTGTCTGTGGATGGAAGCATATTTAACCTAATTAAATCCATCCCAGAAATAGCAGCGCTAACACAACATAAAAACGAGACAATCATTTCATATTCAAACAGAATTTATAAGTTTCTTTTTGAGGTTATCCCCGCTAACAATAATAAAACACCTTGGGTTTATCGATCTAATGACCCGTCTGGCATATACTTGGAAGTATTTTTGTGCATCCTGGAGAAgctgaaaaagaaatgtccCTCCTTAAAAGAACACATAACGAATTTTATAATGTCGGATTATTCTTCATCACCTTCGAATGACAACTCACCAACTTGTAGtaactcccttttttccgcATCGAATTtggtgaaggagaaagaacCAGACAATGTATCCAAAGTGAGAAGCGAATTATCCTCCCCAACGAATAGCAACTCAAATCAGGGGGGCCACCAAAACAAGGACCATTCAGAAGCAAAGTTTCACAATAAAGGTATGTACAAACTCAATGCAAATGTGATAAGTGGATTCATAAGGTACAACTTGATTGACATgcagaaatataaaaattatcttGTGAGGCAACTCAGCACAGATATAGATAACATCCATTCCAATACAGAATTTGTCATTGTACTGTTGAGAAATATATTAATCgatttcaaaattttcagaTACAGggattttgaaaatatattcatcattttaaataatctAAAGGATCAGAACATTCTGACCaacaaaatttgttttttcaacGACACCCCCCCAATTGATACCAACGTCGCCATCGAAATGTTAACTCAGGAAGCCAAAAAGattgagggaaaaaaagatgtcGTCATTTTTTCAGACCTGCTACAAGTTTATgaggaatatttaaaaagcgATGATGAACATGATGATGAGCATGACGATGAACATGACGATGAGCGTGACGATGAGCGTGACAATAAGCATGACAATAAGCATGACAATAAGCATGACCAGGAGAAGGATCAAATGATGCTCCCAGTGGGGATGGACAGGAATGTCACCGATGAGGAGAGTAAAAAGGGACAAGTACAAAATGGTAGAAATTCACAACACGCCCAGGGCGAAAGTGGAACAAAGCGGGAGGATGGCTTGAATTACTCAAATGACACACCAAATgtaagagaagaagaaaaaaaaacattcgaATTGAAATGTACAAAGACAAATAAGAACTTTCAtctgaacgaaataaaaaaaagcgagTTGTTGAAAAACCCACTGGAATATTTTAAAGGGGACTATAACCAGTTAAGTGCAGATCTTTTAAGCGCCCTAACTGAGGAGCAGGATTTCGACAAAATTCAAAATGAACTAAAAAGCGTCGACAATTTTGGTCTATTAGACGTGGAAGGCATCAAGGTACCCACGGGTGAAGATGTGAACCTGCTCAAGAAAGACGGAAAGGCCAAGTCCACCCTCAGTACGAGCACTAGCACCAACAATAAGAGCAATGTGGACGATATCACCATATGTAAGAAGAACAAGAGAAACGGAGCAAATGCACTTCTTTGCCAGTCAAGGCCACAAGCGAAGAGGGAATACAGGAAAAATCTAAGAATTTTAATGAACCCAAAATATATAACCACCCTGACCCAGATAATCGATTTCTGCCTGAACACGGACTGGAATATactgcaaaagaaaaaaaataatacataTTTCAAGGACAAAGGGGTGGGAGGTATCAGAGTAGTTCCCAAACCGAAGAAAATTCCAAAACAACATGAACAGATCAttagtatatttttctttcagtGGATAAAATTAATCAACCTTAAGAATGTGGATAATCCAAACCAGAGCtatgttaaattttttcaaaacataTCCAACCAAGGATTGCTACGAATTGATAACAACACGGATAATTTCTTTGCTGTGTGCATTTATAAAGCTGTGGAAGGAGGGACCTGTATTAGCACCGTCAATACCAATGGACCCATAAtcgaaagggggaaaaccaCCAACGCGTTAGATAGTGCTAACAGATCAAATGGAAACAAGGAGTCGGATTTTCTAGGCGCTACAAATTGTGAACACCAAAACAATAACACTTCGCTAACATCAGAGAAAAGAGAATtcccaaaggaaggaaatgatCACACCCAAGGGGGGTACGTAAAAGGGGACAATAATATATCGAACGATGTAGGCCTTCCCACTGATGAAACTAAAACCTGTGGAGGAAACGATGAATCCTCCCACTTGTACAAAAACAATGtgataaacaaaaatgcagaagagGGCCCACAATgttttgataaaaatgaaagacaAGCAGAAAAGACAAATAGCAACGAAACAAAAGAaccaagagaaaaaaataacagcaGCAGCAAATGCTCCCAAGTTTCGGATGAAAATTATTCCTACATAGAATCAACAaatttaactttttattcAAATATTTCCGATTATGAGCAGTCTCTTTCGGATGACGAAGAAGAATTCGACCTTGACCCCTTATCAAGAAAACAgaggatgataaaaaaaatgcagttaAAAAAGAACCAAATGTTGAGGAATTTATCTTCTGCCATCAATGGATCCGCAGACATCGATTTTGTGTCAAACTctgaaaaagaatttaacAAATCGGATGCCCATTTCaagatgaggaggaggaacaatGATGGTTGTCAGAATGAAATGGATTACCATTTGGAAGGCAGTTATAAGGCGGTAAGTCAGGACGGAAGTGCAGATGAGGGGGAAGACGAAGCGGAAGAAGCGGATGAAACGGAGGATCAACTGGATGAGGTGATAGATGAGGTGCTAGATGAGGCAGATTTGGATGATGAGgtggaagaggaggaagcacCAGTGGATGAGCTAGTAGCAGACCATGTGGAAGTGAATGAAACggaggatgaggaagaagatgacaacgatgatgaggttggtgatggtaatgacGAAGTGGATGAAGACATGGAAGAAGATGATGTGGTGGTGCAGGATGAcgaggaaggagaaactcAAATTGAGAGCGACGAAGAAGACGAAACGGATGCTGAGGAGGACGACGCCAACGGAACggacgaggaggaagaaacgcAGGTACAGGATGGCGATCACGGCAGTGAGAGTTACGAgatggaggaggaagaagaagaagagcagCAACCATGGAAACAGttggaagagggaaaagaagaaattgatGAGATAGAATCCAGTGAAGAAGAGACCTGCGAGGATGAGGTCGATGTGGAAGATACCCACAACAATGACGACAGTGAAGACGAGGACATATACCACTACCATCTCGACCTGCGCGATAGCTATGCCTGTGGACATGCGGAGGAAGGCACTTCTAGTGTAGAGAAGCCTACGAAACTGGAAGGAAATTCCCAGTTAGATGACACTATTGACACTCTGTCGCTTGATGGCCTGGcgaaaatgataatttgTATGATGAAACTAGTTGACACGCAACAAATTTCGCCATTTATTCTGTTCCAAAAAGTGATGAACGTATTTTGTAGAATCGTAGTGAAGGAATctagaaggaataaaaggaactTTAACCAAAGACCATACTTTCGCCTCTTCCTATCTATCCTTGtcgaaataaataaaaacgaGAAATATTTTGAACAATCGTACAATAAGTTAATCCTAGCCCTGGGATATTATCTGTGTATTCTGAACCCATTACGTGTACCCACATTTGTCTTCGCCTGGCTAGAATTGATTAGCCACAAATTATTTCTACCAAAAATATTGAAAACGTCCAAAGGGTGGTGTATATACAACAAGTTACTAATTTACTTGTTAGAATTCCTCTATGTGTTTCTAAAAAATGCGTATCTAACCCCACCCATAAAAATACTCTACAGAGGGACACTTAGAATGCTCCTAATCTTGCTGCACGATTTTCCAGAATTCCTTTGTGTATAcaatttctcattttgtaaCTCCATCCCCTTAAATTGTGTCCAGTTGAGGAATCTAATCCTGTCCGCCTTCCCAAGGAATCTTAAGCTTCCCCATCCATTTTATCCGAATTTGAAAGTAGACCTCCTACCAGAAATGAAGATAGTACCAGTTATCCTAAACAACTTCACGTTTATTCTAATTGACTATAATATAAAGAAGTACATCGATGATTATTTCATCACCAGAAATACTatctccttaaaaaaaattcaaaaaaaattacttgtcaaaaataaaatgaaagctTTATATTTGAAAACCAAGTACAACATAGCATTGATAAATGCCCTAGTGTTATATATTGGCATGTCACTTCCTCCACATATTTTAATGATTGATAAAGTTTCAGAATCTCATCCTGCACTGGAAATAATCCTACACCTGACATATACGTTAGACATGGAAGGAAGATATTATTTACTCTCCTCCATCGCCAACCATTTGAGATACCCAAATGCTCACACTCACTACTTTTCTTGTCTCCTCCTCTGGATTTTTAACAtttcaaaaatggaaattgtaaatgaacaaattactGGAATTTTGCTAGAGAGGCTAATAGTTCATAGACCGCACCCCTGGGGACTACTCATTACCTTTATTGAGCTTATTAAAAATCCCATCTTTAAATTTTGGCAGTGTTCCTTTGTACGTGCTAACCCCGAGATAGAAAAATTGTTTCAATCCATAGCGCACTCGTGTCTCGTCAATCAGATGGAACACTTCAGCGGGGTGAACGGTGCCAGCGGAGTCAACAGTGTCAACGGTGTCACCGCATTTGCAGCAGATAGCCCAATTAACGGAATCAATCAGGGTACcacaaatacacacacaaggAGCGATGCGAACCCCACCAATGCGAgaaatttccccccctctaACGACAGGATCAACCCCAACTTGAAAATGTTTACCCTACCAAATGAGCCCCATTCCAATAAAATCGTATCCAATTCTTATCACAACAACCAAGGCAACAACACAAATAGATACACCCAAAGGAATGAACACACTGTAAATGGAAATGTTGGCATGAATAACCACTTCGCCCATAGCAGTAACGTTGATCTTTTCAAAAAAGCAATGAGTGGCGACCACCTAAACGGATATGCAGGAAAAGGCAACCTCCATCCCAGTGCCTTTGAACAACCCCCCAGGGTTCATCCCAATATGGTAAGAAGTTACATGAATTACAATGATAGTAGTTCAGTCGATACAAAGAATTGTAACCACCCCAATAATCGCGTTGTTCAGAGAAACAATCATTCCTTCAGTGGGTATGCCATCCCTCCACATGTACTTGCAGAAGGTAACACCCGCAGTGATTTTTACCACCCCACAAATTTACAACACTTGCttggtaaaaataataaaattgtaGATATTGATGGTCACAGCGATTTCGCAGAAATGCAAAGGGGAATGCCGAATGGTAGCATTTCTACCAATGAAAGTGCAAGGAATGCACTCCCCGTTAGAGGTATGCATGCGGTCATGGGAAGTGGTACAAATATTGCGCTTCATGCCAACTACCACCCGAACCGAAACCTCATCAACAGCAACATGAATCTTAATTCGCGTAAACACAGCGTAGAGAGTTTGATTAATCTAGCCAACTATTCAGACATGAAAAACGTCAGCAGTAATGCAAACCACGGAGGGCACTGA